DNA sequence from the Diorhabda sublineata isolate icDioSubl1.1 chromosome 6, icDioSubl1.1, whole genome shotgun sequence genome:
tattattagatttttttgtgaaaaaaattaaaagtttattattttggatAAGTTACTTGATACAGATTATACCActtatttccataaaatatcTACCTCCCactgtaaattattttgtttactgaaaaaatattgaaatgtggCAGTTTTTTTGGAACTGACATAGGTGTGAGTGAGAAGTTCCAcctctataatatatttgttgtttaaatattctattttgtcTGAAAcgtaaagtttattattttgaaaacattttactATGAATTCATTACAATTGATTACatgattaattttcatcaaatattcaCCTTTACTATTGTTTCATTTATACAAAACACGtacttcttaaaaatatttgtattgggAAAAAGTGTGATAACCCCACCTCTATAAGATGACTCAATCGTGCGTACTAccattttgaataaaaccatAACCAACTGCAAGTCTTAGCTTGATTCCCACCTTAAAGAATCATTGTTACGAAAGTTTAGCTactaatcaaaataattgtagCCGAATTAAGTAAAAAATACTTGCATTTAGTAATGATGCAATTCAAATGTCAATCCCCATTATAGAATACTGATGTATTTAAGACTGTTATTTTGGAACTGACATTGTTGTAAGTAGGAGTTCGTCTCTCTACACTATTCCACGTAAATCagctgttttaaaattatttttatttttggatttgTTTAGGAAAAAACTAGAACGTAACGCTGAAATGATATAATAGAATTTTGTTAGAATTTGATTTAACGTTGTGCTAATTTTAAAATCGGGATTGAGTAAACGTAGAAATTTCCGTAAATACTTTTTGTGTCcgattcaaaaatatatcttatttctACGGTATTTTGCACACGGCACGCTTTTCGAAATATACAACTTGatatactaaaaattaaaaattgatggtAAATctattgttgaataaatattttcactattagatatattttcttaagaggtaaaattaaatatacggttaatgaggaaaataaagCTCATTTTGTGTGGCAGAAAGTTGtagattaaaattataatatcaacaaaCCAAAAATAGTTTTAGTGACGCAAAAAAAACATCCTTGCCTGAATTTTATAATATCTTACATGTTTTAAATGACGTGGTATTAAAAATAGACAGTGGCTCAAAATATAATCGCAAAAAGCTATTCAAGAATTGCGTAAATTAGATTCACtcagtataaaatttaataatacatttagatTTAGACATACGGCTCTAAATAATATTCTAGTATCTGATAGTAATAAAGTGAAACGAATAGATAGACATTAGTAGGTTTGTTAACTGTTACTGGCTCCGCCCCTttctctatctctctctctctctcactcTTTCAATACCTTTAACTTTCTCACACAGTACGATCATGATTCAAGATTTAGATCTGATCGTTCATAGTAAAGGAAAATCGAtgccaaaaaaattagttaaaagtATACAGGTGAATTTCCACATTGATTTCCGAAACGAGTGgtgaatatagaaataaatatttttcaaatatgcaaagtaatttaaaataaaatatatttgtgacTATTACGACATAATTAGGCGATTGGAACGCCGCTGAATCTTTAGtttggtttttttataaaacgaaTGCAATgcagtataaaatagaatatgaaataaaaaattatctggGCCCGAATTTGTTAATTGAGCTGACTCCCACTTTCAAGTCATACGACACCGAacacataataaaatttaaaaatagcaCGACCAATCAAAAGTGAGGTTAGACAGGTGGTAAAAAAcgacatttttataaaaacgtatttttatgtgaaaatatcgTAAAAATGGACGTGGCATAAGTACTcaccattttgtttattttttattggtttgattataaaataaaaatcgattttaacggtattttcacttattttttaagCTAGTCACAATTTCACTCCAAAATAATCGCacgaaataacaaaatttccattttatttttcgtaataaaaaagaaaaagcactcggcattgaaaaaaattcacttcaCCTACCTGTGCCTGAGGACGACCGGAGGTTGACGCTGTCCTAAAAGCTACAAGCGTCCCGACGCTCGAAAAAGCATCGCTGCCACTTCTACCTACTCCTATCCCATCGTTCCCCTATCCCCCACCAAAATTACTCAAGTCTACATCGAACAGTGAACCTCAAAATGTTCTCTAATCATATTCATTCGATTTCAATTCACTTATATATTCACTATATTAATCtgattcattcattcattcaaatataggcAGTTTttattaagatcaatatacCTGTTAACCAATAATTTAACTCATCGATCGCTTTTTCTCAatagaaaaacgttaacctcgcaatttattttttatctatggTAATAAGAGTGTCAAACTATGACTcatcgattcgatgttttgactgttcgaaaacgtttttatttgaagtgcttcatcaccaaaagtcgaagagAATTGATCGGCTGTTGATTTAATTCACGTCGaaagtaatagaaaatattaattctaGTTTTAATTATCTGTATACAACTCAAACTGTACTCGTACGATAAAACGTTCTGAGTGCACGGCAATGTCAGATTTCAACTATACACGgttgccatatctcgaaacttGAAGTATTAAGttcttaaattaaaagataACATGGATCCAGACTAGAAGggaatttaattaatttccGTTTTCTTcttgttataaataaatgtgaGACGATAATGGTTTTATAAAAAGTTCGAAATAGAAGCCTAGTGCGTTCGATAAACGTAGTTTCtggtttattttattgtattcagTAAAAAAAACCAGCTCACCATGACCTTAGAAATAAATGAACTACATACCTTAataagaatattatttaaaaagttatatatacGATGTTTGATcgaaaaatagtacaaaaaaaattataggttaGTTAGTTAGGAAGCTTGGTAtttatattcaagaaaatgttGGGTCATGCAATTCAAACACAACGTCAGTCCACTTGGActctgtttaccaatgaaaacatcgaaccGTAAAGCTGCacgtacacaatttcttcgaaatattcctgtcAGACAGTCTgggataagcagtggcgtggcttagtgagatttatttatttagcaaCTCCTTAAGATCGTAAAAAAGGCCCTACAAACAAAGAATTAATTACCGTTATTGAAAgtctttatggtttttgctttgaaatttcgttttccagaaaatggggtacaaaaagggctcagttcacgtctggtaccctgtatAAACCAAACTCCCCAACATTTTACTCGactatttacattttaaaatgtattataacaACGGCTGTACAATTTcaaagtttcaaagtttttttttttaatgttttacaaGTGTAGACAGGCGGTGATGGCTCCAGAAGCGGCCGCTAGATCTTTCGCGGCAATAGGCCGCCATTTTCTGTCACTTCCAGCTGTGATTGAAATGGCGACTGTGAAGcaaccaaatttgaaaaaaaaatttcttgatttatgacaaattttttatttcgatttaaaattttgaacaccctgtCTCTCAGTTTGTATTCCTGTAtcaaaattttaggaaaaaagataaaatttgacgtttcgactttttttaagtcttccgccatcttgaaaaaagggttaaattcagttttttcatcaTAACTCGGTTCCCCGTTGagatacgaaaatttttattccatactTTTTTGTTGCTCTTTGTACGATCTACAATTAAGGTCTTATACATTTTTCACGTACCGATCATAGTTATCGAGATATcgttaaaaaaatccataaatttggggagaaaaaaatggtttttcgctatttccttttttctcgtggaatatatcaaaaaatgtctTATACAAAACTTGTAGAGCGAGTTCAGACCTACAAAttcgttttttcattttttattttcgagaaaaattacGACCTCTAGCGCGTCGCAAAGTCAGCAAGACTGTGCCCGGTTTTGATCTAACTCGCGCACGTCAAAATGGATGAATGGTTGCTCGGGGAattattgcaataaaaaataaattaataaactagccaaattataaatcaaacacACGAAATTTattgatcaaataatttttatgcagCATATTGTCGATCGAATATATAAACACCCTGATACGGCACTGATATTGTTTATGGTATTTTCAATCagatataataaaatggaaaccATAAAAAGCGAAAGTATATATGGCATTGTACAAGATGTTCGATGCCGTTGTGTCCCACTAACCTAAACAAAACAGGCAAATGTGCGCTAATTATCGAATATTCTCGACCCAACGTTGACAAAAAGTCTTTTAAAGAAGAATTTAGACACTTATCAAGATGAAACGTTCGATATAAAGTATAACACGACGTGGTTTTCGGTTGTTTTATGacacatttgtttttttttactatatatGGTATAAATTGAACGACATTCAAGGTCGTTGCGAATGACTccttatttattgaataatcacGATTTGTTTGTACACATTTTCAATTGAAAGTTGTGGTTGATGACCGTCATTCAAGGCTGCGTTTCATATCCCAATCTAAGAAGTAAAGACAAATGTCCGGAACAATTAGTTGTTAGAACTTATAACATTTTTAGAATCGCTCTAAGCGACCGCAAATTTTCTTCGGTATCCGCATTTAGCATCGTCAAGAGGGTGGGTAGTATCTTCTCCGCGACGGCCGTCGTCGTCGTCGGTCTATTCTTGGAGGTAGTGGGGACGCACGGCCACGATAAGCGCCCGGTAAGGAGCCAAACGTAAACTGATAGCACCTCCGTGGTTCGTAAGTCATAACGTTCGACTTTAGTCGCTCCGAGACCGTGTCCAGTGTCAACGGGTAACTCGTACTTTGGGGTTTTTTTGAATATCGGTAAGTGAAtttctaaaattcaaaatatttcattcgaaactatataataaaatcatcaaGACAATATGGCGTCCGGGCACTTTTAGGTTAAATCTTAAATAACTTGggatcaaaaaatttgttactcgtatcattaaaaacaaattttttaagcaactctctttttatatttcgttctatttttaaaaaaatcttagtACCAATTCATAGAATAAAGATTAAACAGTCATCTAACCATGATCATGGAACAGGATATCAGAAACGTGAAggtctaaaataatttcttacttATTCTATTGTCGTTTCGTTTAGCAAAGATTaactttaataattaaaaaattgataaagcGAACCCAACAACCACTTTTCAGTATACGgaagatataaaaaagaattccCCTCGAGTTTAGAAggaatttaatgaaaatggttttaaaaaaatattgtaattaatagAGTAATCGATGAcgttgtgtgtgtgtgtgtgtgtgtataagtttataaataatGCTACGCCCTGTAGTATCAGGCGCATAGTTTATACGATTGTTCACTCGAAACATATACCTGTCATACAGGCTAAAGTTGATgaaacattaacaaaaaatgttcgcagaatattcaaaatctataaattacTCATTGTAGTTaacatatttctttttataagaACGTCAATATCTCTGACACAGGACACAttcataaaacaataaaatatatatcgtaataaaaaattaaatctaaagCTACGTTCACACGTTGGGTAAGCATCCACAAACATAAGCTTGTAAACTTGTTATTTACTTGCTTACGTTATGGTTTTAACTTTTACTTTACGTCCGCCATTTTGTCTAATGCACTAACAAGCGTcttaatcgatattttttatttgtaggttaggttagaaatcaCGTGATAATTTTTGATCCGCCCCTGGATAATTTATAGATTAGTAACCGATTAGCAACAATAACCTCGAATTAAATTTCCACTTTTTCCATTAATTGTACCAGATACATGATTTTTCACTGGGCTCGCCTctaatttattaatacaaaCACGTTTTGCGTGCCAAACACgatcttattttaaataaaactaaaccaCTCTTAGAATTATAATGTATTGaactaaatacaaaatttaatggttacagaaaaagaaaattgtgattcgaataaattgaataaaaataatatattatgtttcAAATACGGTTCAGCAACGGGACTAAAAATAGGCCGGTTTCAAACTAATTATAACGTGCTTAcgaaaagaaattattcaatattaaagGAAGGTTAAACGAcagataattaaaatatgaatgaaatagaTAGACATTAAACGAGATtatgttataatatatattaatcgttaacaataaatacacaaaaaagttATAGTAAATTATTTGTTGCAGTACGCGCGAAACTAATATTCATCCAACATGGACGCGATCAAGAAGAAGATGCAAGCGATGAAGCTTGAAAAAGATAACGCGTTAGACCGCGCCGCCCACAACGAACAACTTGCCAAAGATGCCAATCTACGTGCCGAAAAGGTAAATTTGATctacaacaaatttatttccgaCAACATTCTAACCATTTCCGCcatatttataggttatgtattattcatattaaacaATTGgggtatttttcatatttttacagGCCGAAGAAGAAGCTCGTTCtcttcaaaagaaaatccaGACTATTGAGAATGACCTCGACCAAACACAAGAACAACTCACTCAAGTTAATGGAAAACTTGAGGAAAAAGAAAAGGCCCTCCAGAACGTAAGTACccataaatattgataatattcgtaaatatactttttcatactttttttttaatcaccTTGTAGcatttaaattaaaacattcTTCTAggtcctatatatatatatatatatatatatatatatatatatatatatatatatataaaattagtcCAATCTCGCACATTAATTAACTGACAATAATTATAGGATGAatggtaatttatttttaaacacgTTTACAATGCGCATGTCCAATGAATTAGCttagaaaaagttatttttgtcaTTAGACAGTGTAGAAACCGGACGTGAACCAtacattataattatattttaatgtacataatttatagaaattaaatttatttcgtattatatataatcaaaatttagtGTAATGTACGTAGAAAAAAGATATTATGGTTACAAAGTTTACTACTAAAATAAATTACGCGTGTTTTCTGTAAATCTATTAATACACCAAGAACTCGATCGCACTCCAAATATGGTTCGATGAATAATCCTATCTCTACTTGTCCCGTGACGTAATACACTCGTTATCGACATCTGGTATATTATATGagtaaaacaaaaatgtaattataataaaactttcttTTCGAAATGCgttttaaaatctaaaacaagaATTCATTTTTCCGTATTGTGTATTGCCTATATATTAGTGACgataaaatctgaaattttgCCAACCACGTATTACATTTTCGAGGCGTGCCAGACAACACACATTCTTGACGCAGTCCGTAGGTGTTGTTCGTGATGACAATCAAATGACTATTAATACTCAATAAATAGTGCAAGAAATCAGTATTTTAATGGATTAATCGTGCATTGGATCAAATATGGCGGTCCTCGTATATTTTCGATGTACTACGGCGCGTGTAGTTCTATAGCACGACACGATATCAGCGCCAGTAAGTCCAATATGGTGGAAATGATTGGCACGCGTTAAGTGACGTCTGATAAAAAATGTCAACAACAAGGGGGGCGGGTAGCGCTAGAAAAAGGGGACATCAACACCACCCTAGAAACGAAGGTACCAGAAGAAGATTAGCCCTAGAAGTGTCGCCTAGTAAATCGTTAAGTGAATACAGTATAGCTAACGAAGTGACAACGCAAAACTCGACAATAACAAATGAAACTGTGATAGATCATAGTGCCTTCCCCGAAAATAGTTCTATTAATAATACTGTCAGTCCGATACAAAGTCAAAACAAAAATACCGCTAATAATTGTGATATAGAAGTGATAGATTTAACAAAATGTGATGATGATATTGATACTAAAGATAATAAAGTAGTACCGAGCATATCTACCGACAGCTTAGATAAATGTACCAAAAGTGTCAAAGAAGATCGAAACAGTAAAATTCGTAAGCAACGAAAATCCAAACAGATTAAAAATGAAACCAAAAGTGAAACTGAAGAAACACAAGATATGTCTCTTGTTCTCAGACCAGAAGCAGAAGGCTCAAGTCAAAGCGATATAGAAAGCGAACAGGGTAGTGTAGACCCTGAATTAGAAGAATTATCGAAGCTCCGCTGTACGTCTGAAATGACTGAAGTGGTAGCTGAAAGAGAGAAACGTCGTAGGAGATGTGCTGATTATCCAGGACTTGCTTTCGCTAGTTCCATATTCAGTTCTGATActctaatgaaattttcaattattagaaacGAACTGCATAATATTATGAATTCACAACTGAAACGTGTAAGTACAACTTGAATATCtctcattttaattatatttaaccTAGCTATCAAGTCATTCGATTCGAATTCATTTATATAACGAGGTTTGAAAAACATTCATTTAGTTTTGTGAAAATACTCATTGtaattattgtattttgatAGATAACGAAGGTAGATGTTTGCATTATTTGTCAACAACGGctatttttagattttgaaacgGTTTTTGTaaacatatttgaatataatatggagaaaatataacaaacgaATTTGATtaagtttcttttaaaaaattatttcattaatgtgttaataataataatacaatcaacgaaaaaatgatataaatatcgAGATAGTTGATAGACGAAAACAAAAATGAGGAAAAGTTGGGTTAGGATAATCAACTAGACCGATTTTTATGATCCAAccttaaaattaaaatgttttgttactaatataaatattacacTAAGAACCAGTGCCTAAACGAgtctttttttttacgaaattcaaCCAATTATcgtatatttacaatatattttttttaattaaacactGTTCATAAATCTCATCGTATATAGTGTTCCAAATAATATCTGCGTTAATTAATAGAACCGTTGATGTGAAGAATACGTgtctaattcattttttttttgtcacCCGATATAAATAACGATGACGACACGTTAGTTCTGACGTGACATGTAAGTTTTAACATACTTAAAGTTCGGTTTTAAACGAGcggaataatttaaatatgtgTTATAAAGAGAACATCGAACATGATATATTCTCACAACGGAATGTCGCATTGTCTCCTATTGTTAACATTTTACTACAAATTTTACAAACCCGATTAAACGATTGAATGGCTGCCGCGCCTTAATTCGAATTCGGTACGGCGTTGTCAGCTCCattaaaatatctaattatttttttataaaaattataacgtgataataacttttatataacacggAACAtgattatatacatatatcatTAGTAAATACACTTAGTAATAAATCGTTTTATGTTAAACGAtggataatttcaaaaaaataagcACAGGTGTAGCGATTTTGATTAGACATTTCTCggtacatattttatatttactaaATATGGCATCGGCGCTTTTATGGTATATCTAGCAGGTGTCAGAGGCGCACGCGTGTCAGCCATTTTTCCCGGTGACTCGCCCAGTTGACTCAGGCGAACCGTACTAGAGTAGTTCGTATTCGGTTTTTTCGTGAAGTGCctgattttttcattaaaaaaaatgactaCCAATATCCAACAAGGTTCCCTTTTGGACGTGctcaagaaaaaaatgaggCAGACGAAAGAGGAAATGGAAAGATACAAAGATGAATGTGAGGAATTTAACAAGAGACTCCAAGTTGAAATTATGAGACGAGAAGAGGTAGGCTGTCGTTTGTGCATTTTGAAACGTGTTTTTTCGACTAGtttcactattatttattataaaattatacagtttTACGTTTCTCTTTATAATATTTGTACATTAAAATATAAGTTATCGTATGTATTTCGCGTATATAAGGGATGTAGTAGTACATTGGCCCTTATATCGATTTGAAGGTGAATTGAATCATCAATTTTATCTTGAAAGATAAATTCAGTTTTCTTATTTGCATCGATAACGTATTATGAGAGATTTATAAGCAGTATTTACCGTTATGGCAACGAAAGATTCATAATCTCGGTAAACTAGTAATTCATTCCAAAATTGTTTAGATACTGATAttgttatttctaatattttgatttcaatgCACAAATAACTTGTaactataaacaataaaaaaatatgagcgTAGAATAGAAGGTGACGATACGAATTGTTTTCTATTTAGAAAGTTATGAAGAAACAGTCATGTTTTCTACATAACATTAGATTATTCAGaatgacacatttttaataaattagtcattttttttgtatattttcaacgCGTTTGTGTTTAACTGGAAATATTTCAGAATTCAGTCGTCGTTTAATTCGTTGCttgcaaaatatttattttttggaaaaggaAATGACGACatatgtttatttgtatattccGAGGATGGCCgtatattgttatttattttattaaaataaatagtgacATATGTAcagtaaattataaaatttgccTCCCGCAATGTTGCCAAATAAATTACaagtttaataaaatcattacCATATATAGTTGATAAATACTAAGAACTAGTTAAAgtcttttatagatatatacatttaatttaaaatattttcgggatcgatttttttttaatggaatacGTTCCAGAAACATAATTTGATATGTATTGATTCAACCTTGTCAATCAGTGAATTTCAATCGATGAGATTatgaatttgtttatatagTACTTAATTTCAAGTACtttagtttcaatttatttcgcAATAGATCATATTTGATAGGGGCACtggattttataaatattgttagtAGGAATTTTATCAAAGTGAGCCTAATCttggatttttttgttttaaactaattttagaTTGGAAGAGATGTTAAATCATATCAAAAGgtcaaagaaattaaataaatcttcgaatactttatttcatatttaataatgatgaaattccaataatattttttttgttttcgattaaattttaaatggtaTACTCATAAGTCTTGAGTTACGGATTAAGTTCTACATTTTCTCCcactttttttctattattattgacTATATTTTCAGTAccaaattattttacaaatatttaacgcattaacaatattattatataactatataattttttctattcgtTAAGAACGGAAGGAAGTGAGGTTGATTAAcccattataaaaaaaaccgCTCCGCCCTAAATATTCCAATCAAATCGCTCTAATTTACTGTTTCGTGTGGTAATACCTTCAAATAATGATGTAATTGGCCCTTATTGGGAAATATCCTActaatattgtcaaaaaattgtggACCGAAGCTTGTAAAAAACGACTACAaagaataatttgtattaaaaattaataacaacattaaaccattaatattattattatatgccttaaaattattgcgaaaagtGGGAAAACATGTTATACGTTTGATTCCACTTGCGTAAATGATTGTGCGTTATTTTGGCATTGCAAAGTATCGAGCCCTTAATTAATTCTAAACTTTGATAGCTGTGCGACGACTTTCTGAAATCGGAGTTTTATTCTTACgatttaaaaagattaaaaccAAGTAGATTGTACTGGAAATTAAATGTATTGAGTCGTTTTATGGGGATACATTTTGAGGACGAGCTTATTTGTCGGCAAATCGATGATTGATACGACGAATGGGTTGATTGAGACCTCAATaactaattacttttttttatgaagaccgccattttgtttattattgttttaatcgacatttaattgtattttcttGTTCGTTACAGGCTGAATCTGAAGTAGCCGCGCTCAATCGTCGTATTCAATTATTGGAAGAGGATTTGGAACGTTCCGAGGAACGTTTAGCCACAGCTACAGCTAAATTGGCGGAAGCCTCGGCGGCCGCCGATGAAAGCGAAAGGTTTGTTTACCTCGAAACCTTCCCTATAAAAACAAATCCCGTTTAATTGAGTGCAATTTGTGTTTTTAGCGCACTAACTTTACCCCCCGTTCCCCAAAAATATTACACGATACGATGGTGCTTAATATATCGAATAGTATTTAATTTCGTTTTACTTCCCTCGTATATCATTATTTCCTGATGCtaaatctgtttttttatcaattgtgCGTGATTTCGTGCTAAATTACTATCGTTGtatcgttttatttaaaaattacgatttttacTAACATCTGGCAACAGTGTCTTAAGTTTATACCTCGTCGTCGGCGATTTTCGTCTGTTTTCGTTTTATTCGCTCCTCGATACCAGTCGATAATGACCACTACGTACATATTTGGattgtttttttgaacaaatttcgaaatttagtTCGACGCCatgtaatttttgttagtgTCTCGTATAAATATCGTCGTATCGTGTAATaagaaattgaggttatgttactTTTTTTATGGATCGAATCTAATGGATTTAAATGGATTAAGTTTACATTTAATAGGATAAAATTAGTCCCGACGATTATAAAATGTTATGTATCGTTTATTGTcggttataaataaaaaattagagcACTTGTTAAATTCGTACAGTACAATCGCGTTCCTGTTTAATTGAtgtcaatatttgaaattttgtttacattgtAATTACAAGGATACCAACTATTATTTGGGGGAAATTGTTTATAGACGTTCACCGAAtactttctatttatttaattagtaataCGAACATcttaaaatgactttttccccgttttttttcaaattctatttattgtaTTGTGATTTTTActgcttttcaattttttttagtacttgttattgtttttcttaGCTTATAATTAagtttagttgaaattttagtgtgttattgaaaaaattacgaatttattttttgaaatatgtacAGGGGCGTCTCCTGAATATTAATCGAAGTGGgcgccatcttgaaaaacacgttttatcgaATATCTCTTGAACCGCgcatcgtacgacaaaaatacatcagatcatttttatagataataatatttgccatcttttttattggaaacttttttccgtataacgcataggtttttaattattcaaaaaaatctgtTCTCTTGAACTTAccattataaacattttttgctCTGGTTTTTGTCCTAGT
Encoded proteins:
- the LOC130444861 gene encoding uncharacterized protein LOC130444861 — protein: MSTTRGAGSARKRGHQHHPRNEGTRRRLALEVSPSKSLSEYSIANEVTTQNSTITNETVIDHSAFPENSSINNTVSPIQSQNKNTANNCDIEVIDLTKCDDDIDTKDNKVVPSISTDSLDKCTKSVKEDRNSKIRKQRKSKQIKNETKSETEETQDMSLVLRPEAEGSSQSDIESEQGSVDPELEELSKLRCTSEMTEVVAEREKRRRRCADYPGLAFASSIFSSDTLMKFSIIRNELHNIMNSQLKRVSTT